A window of Cryptomeria japonica chromosome 3, Sugi_1.0, whole genome shotgun sequence contains these coding sequences:
- the LOC131037207 gene encoding cationic peroxidase 1-like, which yields MKTTSLFACVTALLIILCSRASNGQLSPTFYAQSCPVALTIVRIAVLQAVAKEKRMAASLLRLHFHDCFVNGCDGSILLDDTSTFTGEKTAGPNANSVRGYEVIDTIKSRLEAVCGGVVSCADIVTIAARDSVVLLGGPSWIVQLGRRDSTTASLSGANSNLPSPFSDLSTLISAFQAQGLSTKDMIALSGAHTIGQARCTTFRSRVFNDTNIDSAFATSVQANCPSNGGDGNLSPLDLVTPNFFDNTYYKNLRSQKGLLHSDQELFNGGSADGLVTTYSTNPITFFSDFAAAMVNMGNISPLTGTSGQVRTNCRKVN from the exons ATGAAGACCACCAGTCTTTTTGCATGTGTTACTGCTTTGCTCATCATTCTGTGTTCTAGAGCTTCCAATGGGCAACTCAGTCCAACATTCTATGCTCAGTCATGTCCCGTTGCATTGACTATAGTTAGGATTGCCGTTCTTCAAGCTGTGGCAAAGGAGAAACGAATGGCTGCATCCTTGCTCCGCCTTCACTTTCATGATTGTTTTGTAAAC GGATGTGATGGATCCATTCTGTTAGACGATACCTCGACATTCACTGGAGAAAAGACTGCAGGACCAAATGCGAATTCTGTGAGAGGGTATGAAGTGATCGACACGATTAAAAGCCGGTTAGAAGCTGTTTGCGGTGGGGTTGTGTCTTGTGCAGATATAGTAACCATTGCTGCTCGTGACTCAGTTGTACTT TTGGGAGGGCCATCATGGATAGTACAGTTGGGAAGAAGAGACTCGACAACTGCAAGCTTAAGTGGTGCCAACAGCAATCTACCTTCTCCCTTTTCAGATTTAAGTACACTTATCTCTGCATTTCAAGCTCAAGGCCTTTCTACTAAGGATATGATTGCTCTTTCAG GTGCTCATACGATTGGTCAAGCAAGATGCACCACCTTCAGATCTCGCGTCTTCAATGACACCAATATCGATTCTGCATTTGCCACCTCTGTTCAGGCAAATTGTCCAAGCAATGGTGGTGATGGCAATCTGTCACCTTTAGACCTTGTCACTCCCAATTTCTTTGACAATacttattacaaaaatttgagaaGCCAGAAAGGTCTCCTTCACTCTGATCAAGAACTATTTAATGGAGGTTCTGCAGATGGCTTGGTTACAACTTACAGTACCAATCCAATTACCTTTTTCAGTGATTTTGCAGCAGCTATGGTAAACATGGGGAACATCAGCCCTTTAACAGGCACCAGCGGACAAGTTAGAACAAACTGCAGGAAAGTCAACTGA